The following proteins are co-located in the Anser cygnoides isolate HZ-2024a breed goose chromosome 2, Taihu_goose_T2T_genome, whole genome shotgun sequence genome:
- the EXOC3 gene encoding exocyst complex component 3 isoform X1, with protein sequence MEETDREAVATAVQRVAGMLQRPDQLDKVEQYRRREARKKASVEARLKVLCSYEFEPQTSKETRQPGYQFCKKAAAIQSQLDGVRTGLSQLHNALNDVKDIQQSLIDVNKDWRQSINTIENLKDVKDAVVQHSQLAAAVENLKNIFSVPEIVRETQDLIERGELLQAHRKLMDLECSRDNLMYEQYRMDSKNTHDMNLIHTYFGDMQKLSEELAKQLWMVVQRSLVTVRRDPTLLVSVVRIIEREEKIDRRMLDRKKQTGFIPPGRPKKWKEKMFNILERTVSTRIEGTQADTRESDKMWLVRHLEIIRKYVLDDLLVAKTLLDQCFPPHYDIFKRLLSMYHQALSTRMQELAAEDLEANEIVSLLTWVLNTYKSTEMMGNSELSPEVDVNSLNLLISQDVVDQLLSKYMSTLTSNIIGWLRKALETDKKDWVKETEPEADQDGYYQTTLPAIVFQMFEQNLQVAAQISEDLKTKVLLLCLQQMNSFLTRYKDEAQLYKEEHLKNRQYPQCYVQYMIAVINNCQTFKESIISLKRKYLKVELEDTLSSSHASMDAILDIIAKEGCSSLLDEVFMDLETHLNELMTKKWLMGSNAVGTICVTVEDYFNDFAKIKKPYKKTMTVEAHRRVVVEYIRAIMLKRISFKNAEERKEGAEKMIKEAEQFRFLFKKLAAGSGEDTEGLCDIIEAIAEVIKLTDPSLLYLEVSTLVSKYPDIRDDHIAALLTVRGDASRDMKQTIIETLDQGPSQPNPNYVPIFKEITVPTLTVPKLLK encoded by the exons ATGGAGGAAACGGATAGGGAAGCAGTTGCGACAGCTGTTCAGAGGGTAGCAGGAATGCTTCAGCGTCCTGATCAGCTGGACAAAGTGGAGCAGTATCGCAGGAGGGAAGCTCGTAAGAAGGCTTCAGTAGAAGCTCGGCTCAAG GTGCTGTGCAGCTATGAATTTGAACCACAGACCTCTAAGGAGACCAGGCAGCCAGGGTACCAGTTCTGTAAAAAAGCG GCAGCAATCCAGTCGCAGTTAGATGGAGTCCGGACAGGTTTAAGTCAACTGCACAATGCACTGAATGATGTAAAGGACATCCAGCAGTCTTTGATAGATGTCAATAAAGACTGGAGACAGAGCATCAACACCATCGAAAACCTCAAGGATGTTAAGGATGCTGTAGTGCAACATAGCCAACTGGCAGCGGCTGTAGAGAATctcaaaaacatcttttcag tTCCAGAGATAGTGAGGGAGACCCAAGATCTGATTGAGCGCGGGGAACTTCTGCAAGCGCATCGAAAACTGATGGATTTGGAGTGTTCTCGTGATAACCTGATGTACGAGCAGTATCGCATGGACAGCAAAAACACGCATGACATGAACCTCATCCACACGTACTTTGGGGATATGCAGAAACTTTccgaggagctggccaagcaaCTGTGGATGGTGGTTCAGAGGTCTCTTGTCACGGTCCGTCGAGATCCAACCTTGCTTGTTTCTGTTGTTAGGATAAttgaaagggaggagaaaattgACAGGCGTATGTTAGACCGGAAAAAACAAACTGGGTTTATACCTCCTGGCAGACCaaagaagtggaaagaaaaaatgttcaacATTTTGGAAAGAACTGTGAGCACACGAATTGAAGGCACGCAAGCAGATACTAGAGAATCTGACAAAATGTGGCTCGTGCGCCATCTAGAAATCATACGTAAATACGTCCTTGATGACCTGCTAGTGGCTAAAACCCTACTGGATCAATGTTTTCCCCCACATTatgacattttcaaaagattGCTAAGCATGTACCATCAGGCTTTGTCTACCCGCATGCAAGAGCTTGCTGCAGAGGATCTGGAGGCCAATGAGATTGTTAGCCTTCTAACCTGGGTTTTAAATACTTACAAAAG TACAGAGATGATGGGAAATTCAGAACTATCTCCTGAAGTGGACGTGAATTCTCTGAATCTTTTGATTTCACAAGATGTGGTAGATCAGCTTCTCAGCAAGTACATGTCAACACTTACT TCTAACATCATCGGCTGGCTACGGAAAGCACTGGAGACAGATAAAAAAGATTGGGTAAAAGAAACCGAACCAGAAGCAGATCAAGATGGGTACTATCAAACTACGCTCCCAGCAATCGTTTTTCAG aTGTTTGAGCAGAATCTTCAGGTAGCTGCACAAATAAGCGAAGATTTGAAAACAAAGGTACTCCTTTTATGTCTTCAACAAATGAATTCATTTCTAACcag GTACAAAGATGAAGCACAGTTATATAAAGAAGAACACCTTAAAAATCGTCAGTATCCACAATGCTATGTTCAATACATGATTGCAGTCATCAACAATTGTCAAACTTTTAA AGAATCTATTATCAGtctgaaaaggaaatacttGAAAGTTGAACTGGAGGACACATTGTCAAGCAGTCATGCAAGCATGGATGCGATTTTAGACATCATTGCCAAAGAAGGATGCTCTAGCCTGCTAGATGAAGTCTTCATGGATTTAGAG ACCCATCTCAATGAGCTGATGACAAAGAAGTGGTTGATGGGGTCTAATGCTGTGGGAACTATTTGTGTCACTGTAGAGGATTATTTCAATgactttgcaaaaataaaaaagccttaTAAAAAG acaatGACTGTTGAGGCCCATCGAAGAGTGGTTGTGGAATACATCAGAGCAATCATGTTAAAACGTATATCTTTCAAGaatgcagaagagagaaaagagggtGCAGAAAAAATGATCAAAGAGGCAGAACAGTTCAGATTTCTGTTTAAGAAGCTTGCAGCT GGATCTGGAGAGGACACTGAAGGACTTTGTGATATCATTGAAGCTATTGCAGAGGTTATCAAACTAACTGATCCTTCACTGCTCTATTTGGAAGTTTCAACTTTAGTCAGTAAATACCCAGATATCAG ggATGACCATATTGCAGCTTTGCTGACAGTGAGGGGAGATGCCAGCAGAGATATGAAGCAGACTATCATTGAGACTTTGGATCAAGGTCCAAGCCAACCCAATCCAAACTATGTGccaatttttaaagaaattacagtTCCTACTCTCACTGTGCCAAAACTTCTTAAGTAA
- the EXOC3 gene encoding exocyst complex component 3 isoform X2 — translation MEETDREAVATAVQRVAGMLQRPDQLDKVEQYRRREARKKASVEARLKAAIQSQLDGVRTGLSQLHNALNDVKDIQQSLIDVNKDWRQSINTIENLKDVKDAVVQHSQLAAAVENLKNIFSVPEIVRETQDLIERGELLQAHRKLMDLECSRDNLMYEQYRMDSKNTHDMNLIHTYFGDMQKLSEELAKQLWMVVQRSLVTVRRDPTLLVSVVRIIEREEKIDRRMLDRKKQTGFIPPGRPKKWKEKMFNILERTVSTRIEGTQADTRESDKMWLVRHLEIIRKYVLDDLLVAKTLLDQCFPPHYDIFKRLLSMYHQALSTRMQELAAEDLEANEIVSLLTWVLNTYKSTEMMGNSELSPEVDVNSLNLLISQDVVDQLLSKYMSTLTSNIIGWLRKALETDKKDWVKETEPEADQDGYYQTTLPAIVFQMFEQNLQVAAQISEDLKTKVLLLCLQQMNSFLTRYKDEAQLYKEEHLKNRQYPQCYVQYMIAVINNCQTFKESIISLKRKYLKVELEDTLSSSHASMDAILDIIAKEGCSSLLDEVFMDLETHLNELMTKKWLMGSNAVGTICVTVEDYFNDFAKIKKPYKKTMTVEAHRRVVVEYIRAIMLKRISFKNAEERKEGAEKMIKEAEQFRFLFKKLAAGSGEDTEGLCDIIEAIAEVIKLTDPSLLYLEVSTLVSKYPDIRDDHIAALLTVRGDASRDMKQTIIETLDQGPSQPNPNYVPIFKEITVPTLTVPKLLK, via the exons ATGGAGGAAACGGATAGGGAAGCAGTTGCGACAGCTGTTCAGAGGGTAGCAGGAATGCTTCAGCGTCCTGATCAGCTGGACAAAGTGGAGCAGTATCGCAGGAGGGAAGCTCGTAAGAAGGCTTCAGTAGAAGCTCGGCTCAAG GCAGCAATCCAGTCGCAGTTAGATGGAGTCCGGACAGGTTTAAGTCAACTGCACAATGCACTGAATGATGTAAAGGACATCCAGCAGTCTTTGATAGATGTCAATAAAGACTGGAGACAGAGCATCAACACCATCGAAAACCTCAAGGATGTTAAGGATGCTGTAGTGCAACATAGCCAACTGGCAGCGGCTGTAGAGAATctcaaaaacatcttttcag tTCCAGAGATAGTGAGGGAGACCCAAGATCTGATTGAGCGCGGGGAACTTCTGCAAGCGCATCGAAAACTGATGGATTTGGAGTGTTCTCGTGATAACCTGATGTACGAGCAGTATCGCATGGACAGCAAAAACACGCATGACATGAACCTCATCCACACGTACTTTGGGGATATGCAGAAACTTTccgaggagctggccaagcaaCTGTGGATGGTGGTTCAGAGGTCTCTTGTCACGGTCCGTCGAGATCCAACCTTGCTTGTTTCTGTTGTTAGGATAAttgaaagggaggagaaaattgACAGGCGTATGTTAGACCGGAAAAAACAAACTGGGTTTATACCTCCTGGCAGACCaaagaagtggaaagaaaaaatgttcaacATTTTGGAAAGAACTGTGAGCACACGAATTGAAGGCACGCAAGCAGATACTAGAGAATCTGACAAAATGTGGCTCGTGCGCCATCTAGAAATCATACGTAAATACGTCCTTGATGACCTGCTAGTGGCTAAAACCCTACTGGATCAATGTTTTCCCCCACATTatgacattttcaaaagattGCTAAGCATGTACCATCAGGCTTTGTCTACCCGCATGCAAGAGCTTGCTGCAGAGGATCTGGAGGCCAATGAGATTGTTAGCCTTCTAACCTGGGTTTTAAATACTTACAAAAG TACAGAGATGATGGGAAATTCAGAACTATCTCCTGAAGTGGACGTGAATTCTCTGAATCTTTTGATTTCACAAGATGTGGTAGATCAGCTTCTCAGCAAGTACATGTCAACACTTACT TCTAACATCATCGGCTGGCTACGGAAAGCACTGGAGACAGATAAAAAAGATTGGGTAAAAGAAACCGAACCAGAAGCAGATCAAGATGGGTACTATCAAACTACGCTCCCAGCAATCGTTTTTCAG aTGTTTGAGCAGAATCTTCAGGTAGCTGCACAAATAAGCGAAGATTTGAAAACAAAGGTACTCCTTTTATGTCTTCAACAAATGAATTCATTTCTAACcag GTACAAAGATGAAGCACAGTTATATAAAGAAGAACACCTTAAAAATCGTCAGTATCCACAATGCTATGTTCAATACATGATTGCAGTCATCAACAATTGTCAAACTTTTAA AGAATCTATTATCAGtctgaaaaggaaatacttGAAAGTTGAACTGGAGGACACATTGTCAAGCAGTCATGCAAGCATGGATGCGATTTTAGACATCATTGCCAAAGAAGGATGCTCTAGCCTGCTAGATGAAGTCTTCATGGATTTAGAG ACCCATCTCAATGAGCTGATGACAAAGAAGTGGTTGATGGGGTCTAATGCTGTGGGAACTATTTGTGTCACTGTAGAGGATTATTTCAATgactttgcaaaaataaaaaagccttaTAAAAAG acaatGACTGTTGAGGCCCATCGAAGAGTGGTTGTGGAATACATCAGAGCAATCATGTTAAAACGTATATCTTTCAAGaatgcagaagagagaaaagagggtGCAGAAAAAATGATCAAAGAGGCAGAACAGTTCAGATTTCTGTTTAAGAAGCTTGCAGCT GGATCTGGAGAGGACACTGAAGGACTTTGTGATATCATTGAAGCTATTGCAGAGGTTATCAAACTAACTGATCCTTCACTGCTCTATTTGGAAGTTTCAACTTTAGTCAGTAAATACCCAGATATCAG ggATGACCATATTGCAGCTTTGCTGACAGTGAGGGGAGATGCCAGCAGAGATATGAAGCAGACTATCATTGAGACTTTGGATCAAGGTCCAAGCCAACCCAATCCAAACTATGTGccaatttttaaagaaattacagtTCCTACTCTCACTGTGCCAAAACTTCTTAAGTAA